In one Brevibacillus choshinensis genomic region, the following are encoded:
- a CDS encoding tripartite tricarboxylate transporter TctB family protein, giving the protein MVRQFNLPDLIGALLCIALGFIVSLEAYRLEMYASSAYVGDHTLPFILGIVFAVLGVALLFQSFRTKKGEENAAIGESGSTASGERTRLILCFLSLFLYVWLLNWLGYVMATLLASFVLFRLIGFYRWLTSLFFSILLTGCLYGVFVYWLQITFPSGFLF; this is encoded by the coding sequence GTGGTACGCCAGTTTAATCTGCCGGATCTGATCGGGGCACTCCTCTGCATAGCTCTGGGTTTCATCGTTAGTCTGGAGGCTTATCGACTGGAGATGTATGCCAGCTCGGCGTATGTCGGTGACCACACGTTGCCGTTTATACTGGGGATCGTGTTTGCCGTGTTGGGCGTAGCTTTGCTGTTCCAATCTTTTCGTACCAAAAAGGGAGAGGAAAATGCGGCAATCGGAGAATCAGGCTCGACGGCTTCCGGTGAGAGAACGCGTTTGATTCTTTGTTTCCTCTCACTCTTCCTCTACGTATGGCTGCTGAATTGGCTAGGATACGTGATGGCTACTCTACTCGCTTCCTTCGTACTGTTTCGTTTGATTGGTTTCTATCGATGGCTGACTTCCCTCTTCTTTTCCATTCTTCTCACTGGGTGCTTGTACGGTGTGTTCGTCTACTGGCTGCAAATTACATTTCCAAGTGGATTTTTGTTCTAG
- a CDS encoding iron-containing alcohol dehydrogenase, with the protein MQISKFMTPEIIFGNQSIAQIGESLRRLGATRVFLVSDPGVVNAGWVERIMEYLAQQRLEYHLWTNVTANPKDYEIHAGVAEYRSHECNAILGVGGGSAIDAAKAIALLGTNEGSIVEYEGVDKILHPLPPMVMVPTTAGSGSEVSQFSIIVDSARKVKMAIISKSLIPDIAIIDPQTLMTKDKQLTANTGMDVLTHAIESYISLAATPLTEVHSLQAMRLIAKHLRPSAASQYNAEAKQAMAMASLQAGIAFSNAILGAVHAMSHQLGGFLDAPHGEVNAILLPYVLEYNNIASPEKYRQIAECLGENTAGLSSRESSRLALKAVKELARDLDCPESLSAIGLVPEQIELISELALLDVCMTTNPRDMSAHDVATLFRQAL; encoded by the coding sequence ATGCAAATTTCCAAATTCATGACACCGGAAATCATTTTTGGCAACCAGTCCATAGCCCAGATTGGGGAAAGCCTGCGCAGACTCGGGGCGACACGCGTCTTTCTCGTCAGTGATCCTGGAGTAGTCAACGCTGGCTGGGTAGAGAGAATCATGGAATATCTCGCTCAGCAAAGACTCGAATACCACTTGTGGACCAACGTCACTGCCAATCCCAAAGACTATGAAATCCATGCAGGTGTGGCGGAGTATCGCTCACACGAATGCAATGCGATCCTTGGTGTCGGCGGTGGCAGCGCGATCGATGCGGCGAAAGCCATCGCGCTTTTGGGCACAAATGAAGGCAGTATCGTCGAATACGAAGGGGTAGACAAAATTCTGCATCCCCTTCCCCCTATGGTCATGGTCCCAACCACAGCTGGCTCCGGCTCGGAGGTTTCGCAATTTTCCATTATCGTCGATAGTGCCAGAAAGGTGAAAATGGCGATCATCTCCAAATCGCTGATTCCCGACATCGCGATCATTGACCCGCAGACCTTGATGACCAAAGACAAACAATTAACCGCCAATACGGGCATGGACGTCCTGACCCATGCCATCGAATCGTATATTTCTCTCGCCGCCACGCCTTTGACCGAGGTGCATTCGCTGCAGGCGATGCGGCTGATCGCCAAGCATTTGCGACCGTCCGCAGCCAGTCAGTACAACGCAGAAGCCAAGCAAGCGATGGCGATGGCGAGCCTCCAGGCAGGTATTGCCTTTTCCAACGCCATTCTCGGTGCTGTCCATGCCATGTCCCACCAGCTGGGGGGCTTTCTGGACGCGCCTCATGGCGAAGTAAATGCCATCCTGCTCCCTTATGTTCTGGAATACAACAATATTGCGTCACCTGAAAAATACAGGCAGATCGCGGAATGCTTGGGGGAAAACACTGCAGGACTCAGCTCCCGGGAGTCTTCCCGACTCGCCTTGAAAGCCGTAAAGGAGCTGGCCCGTGATCTCGATTGTCCCGAGTCGCTGTCTGCCATCGGACTCGTGCCCGAGCAGATCGAGCTGATAAGTGAGCTCGCCTTGCTCGACGTCTGCATGACTACAAATCCGCGCGACATGAGCGCACATGACGTTGCTACCCTTTTCCGTCAAGCCTTGTAG
- a CDS encoding YrdB family protein, with amino-acid sequence MIHAFFLLLVFLSEVAAIIAYGYWGFQFHSSTVIKWTLGIGIPVVVIVVWGLFLAPKASIEIPNVLRIIMKVMVFGFAAAALYSAGRPKLAILFGVCVLLSHGMDYALAEK; translated from the coding sequence ATGATTCATGCTTTCTTCCTTCTTCTCGTATTTCTATCTGAGGTAGCGGCAATCATTGCCTATGGTTATTGGGGGTTTCAATTTCATTCTTCTACCGTAATCAAATGGACTCTGGGCATCGGTATTCCAGTAGTGGTCATCGTTGTCTGGGGCCTTTTCCTTGCGCCGAAGGCAAGCATAGAGATTCCAAACGTGCTGCGAATCATCATGAAGGTGATGGTTTTTGGCTTCGCAGCTGCTGCCCTATACTCGGCAGGGCGCCCCAAACTGGCCATTTTGTTTGGGGTGTGTGTCCTCCTGTCACATGGAATGGATTACGCGCTAGCTGAAAAGTAA
- the adhP gene encoding alcohol dehydrogenase AdhP: MKAAVVNEFLKKLEVKEVAVPEVGYGEVLVKIKTCGVCHTDLHAAHGDWPVKPKLPLIPGHEGVGVVEKLGEGVTSLKLGDRVGIPWLFSACGECDYCLSGWETLCQKQVNGGYSADGAYAEYCVAPAAYVARIPAELNDVDAAPILCAGVTTYKALKVANVKPGEWVAIYGIGGLGHVALQYAKAMGYNVVAVDIHNEKLELAKELGADITVNGSEVDPVAAIQEQVGGVHGAISVAVTKKAFEQAYKSVRRGGSLVVVGLPNAELPIPIFDTVLNGVTVKGSIVGTRKDMQEALDFAARGKVRAIIETQPLDKINEIFERMEKGQINGRVVLTME, translated from the coding sequence ATGAAGGCAGCGGTAGTCAATGAGTTCCTGAAAAAGTTGGAGGTAAAGGAAGTAGCGGTACCAGAAGTAGGATATGGAGAGGTACTGGTCAAAATTAAAACGTGTGGCGTGTGCCATACAGACTTGCATGCTGCCCATGGGGACTGGCCCGTCAAGCCAAAGCTTCCGCTGATTCCTGGACATGAAGGGGTAGGCGTAGTCGAAAAGCTGGGCGAGGGTGTAACTTCCTTGAAGCTGGGCGATCGGGTAGGGATTCCTTGGTTGTTCTCCGCATGCGGAGAGTGTGACTACTGCCTGTCCGGTTGGGAAACGCTCTGCCAAAAGCAAGTGAACGGAGGCTACTCGGCAGATGGCGCTTACGCTGAATACTGCGTGGCACCGGCTGCTTACGTAGCGCGCATCCCTGCTGAGCTGAACGATGTGGATGCCGCGCCGATTTTGTGCGCAGGAGTAACGACGTACAAAGCACTGAAGGTTGCCAACGTAAAACCAGGGGAATGGGTAGCGATCTACGGCATCGGCGGTTTGGGTCACGTTGCACTTCAATACGCAAAAGCAATGGGCTACAACGTGGTAGCTGTAGACATTCACAATGAAAAGCTGGAGCTGGCAAAAGAACTGGGTGCTGATATTACAGTAAACGGCAGCGAGGTTGACCCTGTGGCGGCCATTCAGGAGCAGGTCGGTGGCGTACACGGCGCGATCAGTGTGGCAGTGACCAAAAAAGCGTTTGAGCAAGCGTACAAATCAGTAAGACGTGGAGGCTCCCTCGTCGTCGTGGGCCTGCCGAATGCAGAGCTGCCTATTCCGATTTTCGATACGGTTCTCAATGGGGTGACAGTAAAAGGCTCGATCGTCGGTACACGAAAAGATATGCAGGAGGCTCTCGACTTCGCAGCTCGTGGCAAAGTGCGGGCGATCATCGAGACGCAACCGCTCGACAAGATCAATGAGATATTTGAGCGGATGGAAAAAGGACAAATTAACGGTCGCGTTGTTTTGACGATGGAGTAG